CCAAAAAAAAGCCCCGTCATCCCCCGCAAGCCGGAATCCCCCCAAACCATCACAGGATTCCGGCTCTCGCTGCCGCTCCGCCGGAATGACAGCCCACCAACGTCATTCCTGCGAACGCAGGAATCCCTTCAAACCAACGAACATGTCATTCCTGCGCAAGCAGGAATCCCCCCAAACCAAAAGCCCCGTCATCCCCCCCGCAAGCCGGAATCCCCTCAAACCTTCACAGGATTCCGGCTCTCGCTGCCGCTCCGCCGGAATGACATCCCCCAACCCGTCATTCCTGCGTAAGCAGGAATCCCTTACACAAGGAACCCGTCATTCCTGCGCAAGCAGGAATCCCTTACACAACAAACACGTCATTCCTGCGAACGCAGGAATCCCCTCCAACCTTCACCAAAGAGAACAACTATTTCAAATACATGGGACTTTTCAGACCTGCCAGCTCCAGCCCTCTTTAGCCAGTTCGGCCTGCGGGAACAACTTTTGCGCATCCTTTTCAAGTGTCTTCAGTTGCTCGTCTGAATTATTGGGGTCATGATGGAATAGAAGCAATTTTTTTGCACCGGCTTCCCGGGCTGTATCGCAGGCCATCACAAAGCTGCTGTGGCCGTATCCGCAAAACATCTTGTACTGCTCTTCAGTGTACTGCGCGTCGTGAATCAGAATATCGGCATTTTGCGCGAACTTGATTAAACGCTGATCGCCGCCTTTGTAACCTTCAATATCTGTGGCAAACGTAATTTTATGGTCATTCCACAAAATGTTGTACAAATACGTTCCGTCTTTGGGATGGAAATAATACTTCATGGTGTCGATCCGAAAACCGAATTGACCGGGCTTTTGATGGCGTACATCTCCAATGACGGGCTCTTTTGAATCGTTAAAATAGACAAAGGTATTTTCACTCACATTGTAAAAAGACTTTTGACTGCGGAATTCATCCATGCTCACCGGAAAATATTGCGGCAAAACCTGAGTCCGTAAAATGGTTTCAAAATCAACGCCTACGGTAGGCGGCCCAACAAAATGTAAGTGGACCTGAGGCATGTAAATCGGTGTAAAATAAGGCAGCCCTAAAATATGATCGATGTGCGTGTGCGTAAAAAGAATGGTGATGTGAAACGGACCGTCTGACTTTTTTTGATGTTCCAGAATCTCGGGCAAAAGCTCTTTACCAAGGGGAATGATTCCGCTGCCTGCATCAAATATGACCACATGGTCTGGCGTTCGGGCCATCACGCAAGTCGTATTTCCGCCAAATTGCGTTCCTTCAACCGGCGCAATAGGATAGCTTCCTCTTACACCGTAAATCTTAAATAGAAAATTATAATTGGGCATACAGCACCTTTCTCCAGAAAAACATCAAGAACCGGATTCCATCCGTTTTATCTTGTCCCTTATTTTAGCCGCTTTTTCATATTCTTCATTCTCAACCGCTTTTTTCAACTGTTCCCGCAATAATTCCAGTTCGTCTTCTTTGGTATGTTTCATAAAACTCTTGTTTCCGCTTTTGGATTCGCCAAACTCATCCGCTTCTTCTTCCTCAGGAACATAAGAAGCCTGCTCCATCACCATCTCATCAACAAAAATGGGTGTTCCCAGCCTTAACGCAAGAGCAATGGCGTCGCTTGGCCGTGAATCGATTTCAAACAACTGTCCGGCATAATTTAGCTTAATTATCGCATAATATGTGTTATCCTTTAATTCCGTGATGATCACCTGCTCCATTTCAACGCCCAGCGTTTCCAGAATATTGGCTGCCAGATCATGTGTAATGGGACGCGGCGGTTTTAAATTTTCCAGGGCCAGCGCAATAGCCTGGGCTTCATATTCACCGATTACAATCGGCAGGGCGCGGTCGCCGTCTTGCTCTTTTAAAATGATCCCGCTGGCCTGTGTTTGGGTCATAAATATCCCATTTACACGGACTTCTACCATTATTCACCTCAAATTCTAAAAATTTTACTTTCAAATTGCTTCAACTGCTTTTACTTCGGGGATTTGCATCTTCATAATCCGTTCTATCCCCTGTTTT
This sequence is a window from Caldithrix abyssi DSM 13497. Protein-coding genes within it:
- a CDS encoding MBL fold metallo-hydrolase, producing the protein MPNYNFLFKIYGVRGSYPIAPVEGTQFGGNTTCVMARTPDHVVIFDAGSGIIPLGKELLPEILEHQKKSDGPFHITILFTHTHIDHILGLPYFTPIYMPQVHLHFVGPPTVGVDFETILRTQVLPQYFPVSMDEFRSQKSFYNVSENTFVYFNDSKEPVIGDVRHQKPGQFGFRIDTMKYYFHPKDGTYLYNILWNDHKITFATDIEGYKGGDQRLIKFAQNADILIHDAQYTEEQYKMFCGYGHSSFVMACDTAREAGAKKLLLFHHDPNNSDEQLKTLEKDAQKLFPQAELAKEGWSWQV
- a CDS encoding bifunctional nuclease family protein codes for the protein MVEVRVNGIFMTQTQASGIILKEQDGDRALPIVIGEYEAQAIALALENLKPPRPITHDLAANILETLGVEMEQVIITELKDNTYYAIIKLNYAGQLFEIDSRPSDAIALALRLGTPIFVDEMVMEQASYVPEEEEADEFGESKSGNKSFMKHTKEDELELLREQLKKAVENEEYEKAAKIRDKIKRMESGS